From the genome of Spinacia oleracea cultivar Varoflay chromosome 2, BTI_SOV_V1, whole genome shotgun sequence, one region includes:
- the LOC110779886 gene encoding PHD finger protein EHD3 produces MVIEENCNGNGFVNGDRNRVNGFLHGSSSGSGGSSSAGNGSSLRTYKRRKCSMPNSSCKVVDLENMPCATSAQLDEKMVKELVDIDLQKNSSEQVCDPKINCHSLVNGSNDCSYQHWRNALENICQSLCPTEGVGGGIADCIREALLSSAGSSHANVAKETGAHHDSHTHILRTELTNGASTEAKAFSALVSNGAPSESGHSPVSRQCERAFFRLVMSGKFASLCKMLTENFHGLKIEKVLDFSLIDSRIKEGAYEHTPMLFSSDIQQIWKKLRTIGNEMVSLSNNMSELSRASCYDLGGSAVPDTSSDKRHELSTRDFVTRIKQEELDAAVFCTCRQCGERADGRDCLVCDSCEGMFHVSCIKPAVKEIPNKSWYCANCAASGIASPHEDCVVCERLIAYSGINEVDALPLTEEAPDNADECSNGIIGTGPQVFKGNEQLPCKICRSILKTGEEFRVCEHSGCAYKYYHIRCLTNKELKAYGPRWYCPSCLCRVCLIDKDDNDIVMCDGCDHGFHIYCLNPPRTSVPKGRWFCPKCDVGVKAILKVEKFYENFGRKLHRKGESKKVSGDSSKKSKQEFEDAAGGSGGMDMLLSAARTLNDEDSTVVQEGLS; encoded by the exons atgGTGATTGAGGAGAATTGTAATGGGAATGGTTTTGTTAATGGTGATAGAAATAGGGTGAATGGCTTTCTGCATGGGTCTTCAAGTGGTAGTGGTGGCAGTAGTAGTGCTGGCAATGGAAGCTCGCTTCGGACCTATAAGCGTCGAAAGTGTTCGATGCCTAATTCAAGTTGCAAAGTAGTCGACTTAGAGAACATGCCTTGTGCTACATCTGCTCAGTTGGATGAAAAG ATGGTAAAAGAATTAGTGGACATAGATTTACAAAAAAATTCTTCAGAGCAAGTCTGTGATCCGAAGATAAATTGTCACTCTCTTGTGAATGGTTCAAATGATTGTTCTTATCAGCATTGGAGAAATGCTTTGGAAAACATCTGTCAATCACTCTGCCCTACTGAGGGTGTAGGTGGTGGTATAGCAGACTGCATAAGAGAGGCACTACTTAGTAGTGCTGGAAGTAGCCATGCAAACGTGGCCAAG GAAACAGGTGCTCATCATGATAGCCATACTCATATTCTGAGAACTGAGTTAACTAATGGAGCTTCAACTGAAGCTAAAGCATTTTCAGCTTTAGTATCTAATGGAGCTCCAAGTGAATCCGGACATTCACCCGTGTCTAGGCAGTGTGAACGTGCTTTTTTCAGACTTGTGATGTCAGGAAAGTTTGCTTCACTATGCAAGATGCTTACTGAAAATTTCCATGGGCTTAAAATTGAAAAAGTTTTGGATTTCAGCCTTATTGATTCAAGAATAAAAGAGGGCGCATATGAACACACACCTATGCTGTTCTCATCAGATATCCAGCAG ATATGGAAAAAGCTTCGGACAATTGGCAATGAGATGGTTTccctttcaaataatatgtctGAGTTATCAAGAGCCTCCTGTTATGACCTG GGAGGAAGTGCAGTACCCGATACCTCAAGTGACAAAAGACACGAG TTATCTACCAGAGATTTCGTTACGCGAATCAAGCAAGAAGAACTAGATGCTGCTGTGTTTTGCACATGTAGACAGTGCGGGGAGAGGGCAGATGGAAGAGACTGTCTTGTGTGTGATTCATGCGAAGGAATGTTCCACGTTTCCTGCATCAAACCCGCTGTGAAGGAAATTCCAAACAAAAGTTGGTACTGTGCTAATTGTGCCGCTAGTGGTATTGCATCTCCTCATGAAGATTGCGTCGTTTGTGAGAGATTAATTGCTTATTCTGGTATCAATGAAGTTGATGCTCTTCCATTGACTGAAGAAGCACCGGATAATGCCGACGAATGTTCGAATGGTATCATAGGAACCGGACCTCAAGTGTTCAAAGGAAATGAACAATTGCCCTGTAAAATATGTAGGAGTATACTAAAAACTGGTGAAGAGTTCCGTGTGTGTGAACATAGTGGTTGTGCGTACAAATACTATCATATTAGGTGTTTGACAAACAAGGAGTTAAAAGCATACGGTCCTCGTTGGTATTGCCCTTCTTGTCTGTGTAGGGTTTGTCTTATTGACAAAGATGATAATGATATTGTGATGTGTGATGGATGTGATCATGGATTTCACATCTATTGTTTGAATCCTCCACGCACATCAGTTCCAAAGGGGCGATGGTTTTGCCCAAAATGTGATGTAGGGGTAAAGGCAATACTTAAAGTGGAAAAGTTTTATGAGAATTTTGGAAGGAAGTTACACAGGAAAGGTGAATCAAAGAAGGTTTCTGGTGATTCTTCCAAGAAATCGAAGCAGGAATTTGAAGATGCAGCGGGTGGATCTGGAGGTATGGATATGCTTTTATCAGCTGCTAGAACACTCAATGATGAAGATTCTACTGTGGTGCAAGAGGGATTGagttaa